The nucleotide sequence TCTGTCCATCATCAAAAGCTATGGCTCGATAAATGAGGAAAAACAAAAACTTATATTATTGTCGGCTTGAATCACTAATCAAGCCTTCTCTGGGTCTTCCATTATTTATTCAGCAAGCCCTAAGTAAGGATATCTATGAGCGATCGCGAAAAATTGACCACAGCGACAGGTTGCCCAATTGCTGATAACCAGAACTCCCTGACAGATGGAGCGATCGCAGGAGCATTAAGCGGCACGCGGCAAGATATCCAAATGCGACAACTGTGTCACTTCTTCCTCGCTGACATGGATTACGGTATG is from Funiculus sociatus GB2-C1 and encodes:
- a CDS encoding catalase-related domain-containing protein: MSDREKLTTATGCPIADNQNSLTDGAIAGALSGTRQDIQMRQLCHFFLADMDYGMRVAKALSIDIDPGMLQQNQQNNPQPVTA